The proteins below come from a single Trachemys scripta elegans isolate TJP31775 chromosome 16, CAS_Tse_1.0, whole genome shotgun sequence genomic window:
- the LOC117888506 gene encoding C-type lectin domain family 10 member A-like codes for MPNPPGEPQQDQDDPGTRAGVCPLSVIATLTNRQLVIPTLIIMAIKLLLMTLVLLYRAPRCQSGWDQNQGRCYLFSQTNQSWEAARHSCLAQNADLVVINDPEEQNYVAIKAGSIRHWIGFTDQGTEGVWRWVDNTPVGFTYWNEGEPNNQLSHENSYENCAHLLDTSLWNDGPCKRNYRWICERATTV; via the exons ATGCCCAACCCACCTGGGGAACCTCAGCAGGACCAGGATGACCCAGGAACACGGGCTGGGGTCTGTCCCCTCTCCGTG ATCGCCACTCTCACGAACCGGCAGCTGGTGATCCCCACCCTGATCATCATGGCTATCAAACTGCTCCTGATGACCTTGGTCCTCCTCTATC GTGCTCCCCGGTGCCAGTCGGGCTGGGACCAGAACCAAGGGAGGTGCTACCTTTTCTCCCAGACTAACCAGTCCTGGGAGGCAGCGAGACACTCCTGCTTAGCCCAGAATGCTGATCTGGTGGTGATCAACGACCCAGAGGAGCAG AATTACGTGGCTATTAAAGCCGGTTCCATTCGTCACTGGATTGGCTTCACCGACCAAGGGACTGAAGGCGTCTGGCGCTGGGTGGACAACACTCCTGTGGGATTTAC GTACTGGAATGAAGGGGAGCCCAATAACCAGCTCTCGCACGAAAACAGTTACGAGAACTGCGCCCACCTGTTGGACACCAGCCTGTGGAATGACGGACCCTGTAAGAGAAACTACAGGTGGATCTGTGAAAGGGCCACCACTGTGTAA
- the LOC117888500 gene encoding C-type lectin domain family 17, member A-like isoform X2 — MAHLTDYGNWMGHLQSKGKKPAERRGVAAESDNDDDYENVSLEDCPKPPPLPRGKKAKAAAPNRKDKGGAGPAATPGRPPKTGLDMSSPAVAAAFQPPGGDLPLPKPASRRGCPGRSLLITYVLLGVCFLMCSVFLVLALMKRPQLQQESEDLNFHLPQRAANVSQNLADWEKIRAEVAALQKTVDAVHLSVSGELAAVKESHSKMQEQITALQKTVDSVCGHCPWGWAWFQRTCYYFSESTKTWREAKQFCLDYGAQLVIINTKEEQVFLVKNRPKSRAYWLGLSDKKVENQWLWVDGSPLKLSFWSSGEPNDSGDEDCGTMTLDGRWNDINCYMTDYWICEKPWLC, encoded by the exons ATGGCTCACCTGACCGACTACGGGAACTGGATGGGTCATTTGCAGTCAAAGGGCAAGAAGCCGGCGGAGCGCAGAG GTGTGGCTGCTGAGTCTGACAATGACGATGACTACGAGAACGTGTCCCTGGAGGACTGtcccaagcccccgcccctgccGCGCGGGAAGAAGGCGAAGGCGGCCGCACCGAACCGGAAGGACAAAGGAGGAGCAG gtccGGCAGCGACACCAGGCAGACCCCCCAAAACTG GGCTGGACATGTCATCCCCAGCCGTGGCAGCTGCTTTCCAGCCACCGGGAGGAG ATCTTCCCCTCCCTAAACCTGCCTCACGGAGAGGCTGCCCTGGAAGGTCTCTGCTGATCACCTACGTCCTGCTGGGGGTTTGCTTCCTCATGTGCAGCGTGTTCCTCGTCCTGGCCCTCATGAAAC GcccacagctgcagcaggagtCAGAGGACCTGAATTTCCACCTTCCCCAGAGGGCAGCTAATG TGTCCCAGAACCTGGCGGATTGGGAGAAGATCCGAGCAGAGGTTGCGGCACTGCAGAAAACAGTAG ACGCTGTCCATCTTTCGGTGTCTGGGGAGCTGGCCGCTGTGAAGGAGTCTCACAGTAAAATGCAAGAGCAGATCACGGCGTTACAGAAAACAGTAG ATTCTGTCTGCGGCCATTGCCCCTGGGGCTGGGCCTGGTTCCAGAGAACCTGTTACTACTTTTCAGAGTCTACCAAAACCTGGCGTGAGGCCAAGCAGTTCTGTTTGGATTATGGGGCACAGCTGGTGATCATTAACACCAAAGAGGAGCAG GTGTTCTTGGTGAAGAACCGCCCAAAGTCCCGGGCGTACTGGCTGGGGCTGAGTGACAAGAAAGTGGAAAATCAATGGCTCTGGGTGGATGGCTCCCCTCTGAAACTCAG CTTCTGGAGCAGCGGGGAGCCCAATGACTCCGGCGACGAGGACTGCGGCACCATGACGCTCGATGGGCGCTGGAACGACATAAACTGCTACATGACCGACTACTGGATCTGCGAAAAGCCTTGGCTCTGCTAG
- the LOC117888500 gene encoding C-type lectin domain family 17, member A-like isoform X1 has protein sequence MAHLTDYGNWMGHLQSKGKKPAERRGVAAESDNDDDYENVSLEDCPKPPPLPRGKKAKAAAPNRKDKGGAGPAATPGRPPKTDLAISVISGDPVLRPSKFGLDMSSPAVAAAFQPPGGDLPLPKPASRRGCPGRSLLITYVLLGVCFLMCSVFLVLALMKRPQLQQESEDLNFHLPQRAANVSQNLADWEKIRAEVAALQKTVDAVHLSVSGELAAVKESHSKMQEQITALQKTVDSVCGHCPWGWAWFQRTCYYFSESTKTWREAKQFCLDYGAQLVIINTKEEQVFLVKNRPKSRAYWLGLSDKKVENQWLWVDGSPLKLSFWSSGEPNDSGDEDCGTMTLDGRWNDINCYMTDYWICEKPWLC, from the exons ATGGCTCACCTGACCGACTACGGGAACTGGATGGGTCATTTGCAGTCAAAGGGCAAGAAGCCGGCGGAGCGCAGAG GTGTGGCTGCTGAGTCTGACAATGACGATGACTACGAGAACGTGTCCCTGGAGGACTGtcccaagcccccgcccctgccGCGCGGGAAGAAGGCGAAGGCGGCCGCACCGAACCGGAAGGACAAAGGAGGAGCAG gtccGGCAGCGACACCAGGCAGACCCCCCAAAACTG ACCTGGCCATTTCAGTGATCTCGGGGGACCCGGTCCTTAGGCCTTCCAAGTTCG GGCTGGACATGTCATCCCCAGCCGTGGCAGCTGCTTTCCAGCCACCGGGAGGAG ATCTTCCCCTCCCTAAACCTGCCTCACGGAGAGGCTGCCCTGGAAGGTCTCTGCTGATCACCTACGTCCTGCTGGGGGTTTGCTTCCTCATGTGCAGCGTGTTCCTCGTCCTGGCCCTCATGAAAC GcccacagctgcagcaggagtCAGAGGACCTGAATTTCCACCTTCCCCAGAGGGCAGCTAATG TGTCCCAGAACCTGGCGGATTGGGAGAAGATCCGAGCAGAGGTTGCGGCACTGCAGAAAACAGTAG ACGCTGTCCATCTTTCGGTGTCTGGGGAGCTGGCCGCTGTGAAGGAGTCTCACAGTAAAATGCAAGAGCAGATCACGGCGTTACAGAAAACAGTAG ATTCTGTCTGCGGCCATTGCCCCTGGGGCTGGGCCTGGTTCCAGAGAACCTGTTACTACTTTTCAGAGTCTACCAAAACCTGGCGTGAGGCCAAGCAGTTCTGTTTGGATTATGGGGCACAGCTGGTGATCATTAACACCAAAGAGGAGCAG GTGTTCTTGGTGAAGAACCGCCCAAAGTCCCGGGCGTACTGGCTGGGGCTGAGTGACAAGAAAGTGGAAAATCAATGGCTCTGGGTGGATGGCTCCCCTCTGAAACTCAG CTTCTGGAGCAGCGGGGAGCCCAATGACTCCGGCGACGAGGACTGCGGCACCATGACGCTCGATGGGCGCTGGAACGACATAAACTGCTACATGACCGACTACTGGATCTGCGAAAAGCCTTGGCTCTGCTAG